One Etheostoma spectabile isolate EspeVRDwgs_2016 unplaced genomic scaffold, UIUC_Espe_1.0 scaffold00005707, whole genome shotgun sequence DNA segment encodes these proteins:
- the LOC116677748 gene encoding transcription factor AP-1-like, translated as MYTKMETTFYDDSLNAFSQQDNAGYGYSNPKVLKHNMTLNLSDPTGTLKPHLRAKASDILTSPDVGLLKLASPELERLIIQSSNGLITTTPTPTQFMCPKNVTDEQEGFAEGFVRALAELHHQHMPGTTNVSVTSAPQTSVNTSLPPVSSVAGATVYNNNAAMRSDSPVYEDLNTFNPAISTVSAPNYTTSAPTMSFPAAPPQLPIYGQTSSGQLHRLNALKEEPQTVPEMPGDTPPLSPIDMENQERIKAERKRMRNRIAASKCRKRKLERISRLEDKVKNLKSQNSELASTANMLREQVAQLKQKVMNHVNSGCQLMLTQQLQTF; from the coding sequence ATGTATACCAAGATGGAAACTACTTTCTATGACGACTCACTCAACGCTTTCTCCCAGCAAGACAACGCCGGCTACGGATACAGCAACCCCAAAGTGCTGAAACACAACATGACACTGAACCTGAGCGATCCGACGGGCACTCTGAAACCTCACCTCCGCGCCAAAGCCAGCGACATCCTCACCTCTCCCGATGTGGGCTTGCTGAAGCTGGCTTCCCCGGAGCTGGAGCGGCTCATCATTCAGTCCAGCAACGGACTCATCACCACCACGCCGACCCCGACTCAGTTCATGTGCCCCAAGAATGTCACGGACGAGCAGGAGGGCTTCGCTGAGGGGTTTGTACGAGCCCTGGCTGAGCTCCACCACCAGCACATGCCGGGCACAACTAATGTGAGTGTCACCTCGGCTCCTCAGACCAGTGTCAACACTTCCCTGCCGCCTGTCTCATCCGTTGCCGGTGCCACCGTTTACAACAACAACGCAGCCATGCGCTCCGATTCGCCGGTGTATGAGGACTTGAACACTTTTAACCCGGCCATCAGCACCGTCTCGGCACCGAATTACACCACCTCAGCCCCGACTATGTCCTTCCCTGCTGCCCCGCCGCAGCTTCCCATCTACGGGCAGACATCCTCTGGCCAGCTCCACCGGCTCAATGCGCTCAAAGAGGAGCCCCAAACCGTGCCTGAGATGCCGGGGGACACGCCTCCTCTCTCCCCAATCGACATGGAGAACCAGGAGCGCATCAAGGCCGAGAGAAAGCGGATGAGGAACCGCATCGCTGCCTCCAAGTGCCGGAAGAGGAAGCTGGAGCGCATCTCGAGGCTGGAGGATAAAGTGAAGAATCTCAAGTCCCAGAACTCTGAGCTCGCGTCCACTGCCAACATGTTGCGCGAGCAGGTGGCCCAGCTGAAACAGAAGGTGATGAACCACGTCAACAGCGGGTGCCAGCTCATGTTAACGCAGCAGCTCCAGACCTTCTGA